A genomic region of Arachis stenosperma cultivar V10309 chromosome 9, arast.V10309.gnm1.PFL2, whole genome shotgun sequence contains the following coding sequences:
- the LOC130950887 gene encoding bark storage protein A-like, giving the protein MKLISMATSRSLNMRVAVLLIMVLSVCGSEFSRKKRKTLEEIKKINGNGPYVGLITVYAPEETAFFATGAFQSDPKHPFVDLAGRRFRVGKIHNKKVIYVRCGVGLVNAAAATQNMVDMFEISGIVHFGIAGNANSSMSIGDVTIPTQFADTGLWDWLNPNGTVDPSDFGKLDIGNFNVPRGEGQNLLGHVGYSTEQFYSESGDPNTPQRVIWVNTTRQWLNLAANLEGIRLERCVNSSFCLSEQPKLVTGLRGATANTFIDNAAYRDFLFQTFHVSSLDMESSAIVMTSLSNSFPVLVIRGLSDLAGEQKGDNHIQIFGPLAASNTARVVIEFLKTLPNPHYALL; this is encoded by the exons ATGAAGCTAATAAGCATGGCTACGTCAAGATCTTTGAATATGAGAGTAGCAGTGTTGTTGATTATGGTTTTGAGTGTTTGTGGCTCAGAATTTtcaagaaagaagaggaagacactggaagaaatcaagaaaataaatggcaatGGCCCATACGTTGGTCTAATCACAGTGTATGCACCAGAAGAGACTGCTTTCTTTGCCACTGGAGCCTTTCAATCAGATCCAAAACACCCATTTGTTGATCTTGCTGGACGTAGATTCAGAGTCGGAAAAATCCATAACAAGAAAGTTATCTACGTTAGATGTGGCGTTGGACTG GTGAATGCAGCAGCAGCCACACAGAATATGGTTGACATGTTTGAGATAAGTGGAATTGTCCATTTTGGCATTGCAGGAAATGCTAATAGCTCTATGTCCATTGGTGATGTCACTATCCCAACACAATTTGCCGACACTGGCCTATGGGATTGGCTG AACCCCAATGGGACAGTTGATCCTAGTGACTTTGGAAAGTTGGATATTGGGAACTTCAATGTGCCAAGAGGAGAAGGGCAAAATTTGTTGGGGCATGTTGGATATAGCACTGAACAATTTTACTCAGAATCTGGGGACCCAAACACACCCCAACGTGTCATTTGGGTCAATACCACTCGCCAATGGCTAAACCTTGCTGCAAATTTGGAG GGCATAAGACTAGAACGGTGTGTGAATTCCAGCTTCTGCCTTTCAGAGCAACCCAAGTTAGTGACTGGTCTTAGGGGTGCAACAGCCAACACTTTTATTGACAATGCAGCTTACAGGGACTTTCTCTTCCAAACATTTCATGTTTCCTCTCTAGATATGGAGAGCTCAGCAATAGTCATG ACTAGTTTGTCAAATAGTTTTCCAGTGCTGGTGATTAGAGGGCTATCAGATTTAGCAGGTGAACAGAAAGGAGATAATCACATTCAAATATTTGGGCCTCTTGCAGCATCTAATACTGCCAGAGTTGTTATTGAATTCTTGAAAACATTACCAAATCCTCACTATGCTCTGCTTTAA